The following coding sequences lie in one Peromyscus maniculatus bairdii isolate BWxNUB_F1_BW_parent chromosome 3, HU_Pman_BW_mat_3.1, whole genome shotgun sequence genomic window:
- the Steap4 gene encoding metalloreductase STEAP4, which yields MEKMCADALPLTMNSSEKQEIVCIFGTGDFGKSLGFKMLQCGYSVAFGSRNPQMSSLLPRGAEVLSYSDAASKSDIIILAMHREHYECLTELVDSLNGKILVDVSNNRKINQYPESNAEYLAQLVPGAHVVKAFNTISAWALQSGTLDASRQVFVCGNDSKAKHRVMDIARTIGLTPLDQGSLVAANEIENYPLQLFPMWRLPFCLASVLCVFFFVYCAIREVIYPYVNGKTDATFRLAISIPNRVFPITALILLALVYLPGVLAAILQLYRGTKYRRFPNWLDRWMLCRKQLGLVALGFAFLHVVYTLVIPIRYYVRWRLRNGTITQALANKDSPFSTSTAWLNDSYLALGILGFFLFLLLGITSLPSVSNMVNWREFRFVQSKLGYLTLVLCTAHTLVYGGKRFLSPSILRWSLPSAYVLALIVPCTVLVMKFILIMPCIDKTLTRIRQGWERNSQHSKSALNGKSDI from the exons aTGGAGAAAATGTGTGCAGATGCGCTCCCTCTGACTATGAATTCCTCAGAAAAGCAAGAGATTGTCTGCATTTTTGGAACAGGGGATTTTGGAAAATCCCTGGGATTTAAAATGCTTCAGTGTGGttattctgttgcttttgggagtCGAAACCCCCAGATGTCCAGCCTTCTGCCCAGGGGAGCAGAGGTCTTGAGCTATTCCGATGCCGCATCAAAGTCTGACATCATAATCCTGGCCATGCACAGAGAGCATTATGAGTGCCTCACAGAACTGGTTGACTCTCTCAATGGAAAAATATTGGTAGATGTCAGCAACAACCGTAAAATCAATCAGTATCCAGAATCAAATGCTGAGTACCTTGCTCAGTTGGTGCCAGGAGCCCATGTGGTCAAAGCATTTAACACCATCTCAGCCTGGGCCCTCCAGTCAGGAACACTGGATGCAAGTCGGCAG GTGTTTGTCTGTGGAAATGACAGCAAGGCCAAGCACAGAGTGATGGACATTGCTCGTACTATTGGACTCACTCCGTTGGATCAAGGATCTCTCGTGGCAGCGAATGAAATTGAGAACTACCCTCTGCAGCTGTTTCCGATGTGGAGGCTCCCTTTCTGCTTGGCCTCTGTGCTGTGCGTCTTCTTCTTTGTGTACTGTGCTATACGGGAAGTGATATACCCCTATGTGAATGGGAAGACGGACGCTACGTTCCGCCTGGCTATTTCCATCCCGAACCGTGTCTTTCCTATAACAGCACTGATCCTGCTTGCTTTGGTATACCTCCCTGGTGTTCTTGCTGCCATCCTGCAGCTCTACCGAGGTACCAAGTACCGCCGCTTCCCAAACTGGCTCGACCGCTGGATGCTTTGCAGAAAGCAGCTGGGCTTGGTAGCTCTGGGATTTGCCTTCCTTCATGTCGTCTACACACTTGTGATTCCTATCCGTTACTATGTACGATGGAGACTGAGAAACGGAACCATTACACAG GCTCTGGCTAATAAAGACAGCCCATTTAGTACCTCTACTGCCTGGCTTAATGATTCCTACTTGGCACTGGGAATCCTgggattttttctctttcttctcttgggaATCACTTCATTGCCATCAGTAAGCAACATGGTCAACTGGAGAGAGTTCAGGTTTGTCCAG TCCAAACTGGGGTATCTGACCCTGGTCTTGTGCACAGCCCACACTTTGGTGTATGGTGGAAAGAGATTCCTCAGCCCTTCGATACTAAGGTGGAGCCTTCCTTCAGCCTATGTCTTAGCCCTCATCGTCCCCTGCACAGTGTTGGTGATGAAGTTCATCCTCATAATGCCGTGCATAGACAAGACCCTCACACGTATCCGGCAGGGCTGGGAAAGGAACTCACAGCACTCCAAATCAGCACTGAATGGAAAATCagatatttaa